GCAGGCAGGTCGCGAGCTGCAGCAGCCGCTTATCGTCGTCGGGCCCCATCAGGGCGGCGTATTCGCCGAACTTGGGAGCGCCGCGGCGGTGAAAGCGGACCAGTGAGCTGATCATGGCCATCTCGCGATGGCTGAATCCGTTGAGCGGAGAGATGTTGATCAGATAAGCGCCGTGTTTGTGATGGCGGTAGTAGTCGAGGGTAGTGCCGATATCGTGCAGGGTGGCGGCGGCGTCGAGAAGCTCGCGGTCGACATCGGAAAGCCGGTGCAGCGGAGCCAGCTGTTTGAACAGTCGCCGCGCCAGGAAGCGCACGTGATCGACGTGTCCGGGAGGCAGTGAGTAGCGGCTCGCTCGGTTGAGCACACTGAATCGCCGGACATTTTCGAGCAGGTGGGGCTCCGGAAGGAAGTGCCGATAGAAGGCGCCTTCGCGTACGCCGTGCCCGGAGATCAGAATGTGGTCGAGTCCCGAGCGACGGACCAGCCAGCGATAGACGAGCGCGCCGGCGACGATGATATCCGCGCGGTCCGGGTTGATGCCGGACAGCCGCCGCCGCTCCTCCACGGGGGTCTCGAGCAGCCGCTCGGTGACGTCCTCGAGCGCCTCGTGCGTCAGACGGTAGCCGTGCAGCATCGGCAGTGGATAACCGCCCGACTTTTGCGCGATCCGCGCTAGATTCCGCACCGTGCCGCCGATCGCTACCAGCGGTGCCGTTCCATCGAGCGTCTTCGCGACGTCGCCGAGCACTTCGGCGACCCGGTTCTCGAGCGCCCGGATCTCTCCCTTCGAGGGTGGGTCGCTGTCGAGGAAAGTCTCTGTTAGACGAACCGTCCCCAGGGGGTGAGCCGTGCCGAACTCGTAGCGGCGGCTTTTCATCAGCGAGATCTGGGAGCTGCCGCCGCCGAGGTCCATAACCCAGGCATCCTCGAACGCGAAGCCGTTGGCGACCGCGGCGACACTCAAGGCCGCCTCCTGCTCGCCGGTGATCACGTCGAGCTGGTACCCAAGCTCTTCGACCCGGCCCATGAGAGTTTCGCCGTTCGAGGCCTCGCGGATTGCGCTGGTGCCGAGAATCTCGAGGCGGTCGAGTGAGGTCGCTCGGGCGTAGTCGAAGAAGAGCTCGAGCGCCGCGCCGGCGCGGTCGATCGCGGCATCGCTCAACCGGCCGGTCTTCCACAAGCCCTCACCCAGGCGAATCGGCTCGCGAATGCCATCGCTGATCTGAAACCAGCGACCGGCCTCGTAGGCGAACACGACGAGTCGAGCCGTGTTCGAGCCCAGGTCCGCGATACCGAGACGCATATTGAATCCATACTATCCAGCGGACCACCCGCATGGGTGGTGCGGCCCGAACGGTCGCGGGCGTATGTTCAAATAAGACCGAAAGCGAGGTGCCCGATGCCAGTAGCAAAGCTCAAGGAGCTCTTGGACCGGGAGGAGGTCAAGTACGTTGCGATCTCTCATTCCACCGCGTTTACCGCGCAAGAGATCGCAGCGTCGGCTCACATACCGGGAAGGGAGCTCGCCAAGACAGTCATGATCCTGCTCGACGGCAAGATGGCGATGGCCGTGTTGCCCGCTCCCGCCCGAGTCGAGCTGGAGCGCTTGCGGGAGATCTCGAGCGCGGAACGCGTCGAGCTGGCGAGCGAAAGTGATTTCAAGCAGCTCTTTCCGGAATGCGACACCGGAGCCATGCCGCCCTTTGGGAACCTGTACGGGTTGCCGGTGTTCGTCGACCGTAGCTTGGCGGAGGACGAGCAGATCGCCTTCAATGCGGGCACTCATGCCGAGCTGATTCGGATGGCGTACGCTGACTTCGAGCGCCTGGTGCAGCCCAAACTGGGTGATTTCACGGTACCTGCCGCCGTCGCCTGACAGACGAACCCCTTTCGGTCTCGCCGGAACGATTCAGCGCGGCGCGACCCGCGCCGCGAGCAGGTACAGGCCACAGGCGGCCGCCACCACGAAGCTGAATCCGAAATGAACGGCGAGTAGGGTCGCCAGTACGGCCGAGAGCACCGAGGCCCAACCGTTGACGCCCCAGGCCCAGGGCACGAGCTCTTCGCGCGTCTTCGCCACGTTCCTCAGTCCCAGCGGGAACGGCATGCCGAGCAGGAACGCCAGCGGTGCGATCACGAAAAGCGCCAGCGCGACCTTGGCGGGTACCGGCCAGGCGATGCCGCGGGCCAGCACGGCGGGCAAGAACAGGAGATACACGAGAGCCAGAACCACGATGGCACCCAGGACCGTGTGCAGCGGTTCGCGCGTCCCGGGCAGGCGCAGCCGGTCCAGTCGCCGGGACGCGCCGCTGCCGAGACCGGCAAAGAACAGAAAGCCGGCCAGTACCACCGCCGCCGCGCTCAACGGATGGGCGAGGAACAGGGTCAGACGCTGGATGAAGGCGATCTCGAGGAATAGGAACGCCAACCCGAGGTAGAGAAAGTAGAGACCCACGCGGCCGGCGCCGAGCGTGCTCGAGTACGCGATACGGAGCGGAAGCAGGATCACCAGGAGACCGGCGACCGCCGCCTGGGGCAACGCGGTCAGAAGCAAGATGTAGCCGAGATCCATCAACGCCGCCCCGCCTCTTGTCCTGAGCTTGATGAGCTCGGCGAGCGTCGCCCAGCGGAAGAAGTGAAAGAAGTAGGGTCGATCGTCGGTAGCCGGGGCGATCCGGAACTTGTAGCTACTCAGGAACCTCTTCCAGACCGGGCCGAGCAGCGCTTGCGCACCGCGAAAGATCTCCGGCTCCTCCAGAATGTGAAAGCGGTTGGCCTGTGACTCGTCCATTTCGGGAAAGTAGGCCAGATCGAAGCCGCGGTTTTCGCAGAACGCGCGCGCCGTCGCGATCTCGTTGCGAGTGATCTCCGAGGGCTTGACCAGGATCAGGAAGCGGTTCCAGCTGCGGATGGCGATCACGTGTCGGGGGGGATCCAGATCCAGTCGCCGGAGCGCTTCGGCCGCCGTGGCCAGGAGCTTCAGGCTGGAGCGAGGCGGCGAGGAGAGCTCGCCACCCAGGGCCAGAATGCCGTGTTCGAAGAGGCTTTCCAGAAACAGCTCGAAAGCCTCGAGGGTGTAAGCATAGGTCTCCCTGAGCGAACCGGCGGCGCCGATGCCGCGCGCGCCGCCCACGTCCAGTGTGATCAGGTCGAAGCGGCTCGACCGCGCAAAGAACCCTCGCGCGTCGACCGAGTAGGTGTGAACTCTGGGATCGCCGTAGAGCCGGCTCGAGAAGTCGGCGAGTTCCTCGCTCACGATCTCCGAGATCTGCGGATTGACCTCGACCACGTGGACCTCGCTCGCGCCGTGGCTGAGCGCCAGTGCCAGCGCGCTGCCACCGAGCATCGCCACACGCAGCTCATCACTCTGGGGTCGGGGTAGGTAGTAGGGGAGGGCAGCGGGCAGAGAATCGAGATAGGCGGGGCTCTCGGCCGCTGGATCGGAGCCCGAGTTGCCGGCATCGACCACCGTGGCGACCTCGCCATCCTGGAAGATGACCCTCTGCTCGGGAATCTCGCCGACGAAGTTGAAGCTCAGGCCCGGGGCGATGCGAAAGGGAATCCTCCCAGATTGCACCGCGGCGAGGCTGCCGAGCGGGCTCGAGCGCTCGGCAAGGATCTCGGTACCGGGCACCTCGAGGGTCTTGGCCAACGCCTTGTACTCCGACATGCGCGGAGTGAGCCAGGAAGGTGGCCACAGAAAAGGTAGAGCGATGGCCGCGGCGCAGCCGAAAGCGGTCATCGCCCGGCGAGCGCCCAGCCGCCGTCCGACGGCGTCACCGCGGCCAGCCCGATCGAACAGCGACACCACGGCCGCCAGGCCGGCCACGAATGCCACCAGTCGCAGGCAGTCCGCGGGCCGGAACAGGTAGAGAGAACCGATCAACGCGCCGCTGCCACCGGCCGCTCCGACCAGGTCGGCACGATAGATGCGGTGAATCGAGTCGCCAAAGCGCGCGAGGGCCAGACCGACGGCACCACCGGCGCACACGAAGGGCACCGCCAGAAGCAGATAGACCGCGGTGAGGATGCCGAGCTGGCGCGGGTCCCACATCACTTCGAACGGGTTGAGTCGAAGCCGTTGGGCCCCGGCGAAGCAGAGCACAGTTGATAGCCCGAAAAGGACCGCGAGCCAGAAGAACGCGAAGTCGAACCGCTTCAGAAGCGGTTGCCGAAAAAGGGTGAGCAGGGCGCCGCTCGCACCGTAACCGAGCAGCGCAAGACTGATCACCATGTATGCGAAGTGATGCCATTGCGTGATCGAGAACAGCCTCATCAGAAGCAGTTGATAGGCGATGGCCGCACCGGACAGGAGGCCGATCGCGACGCGGAGCGGCATCTAGTGGTCGCCGGTGAGGGGGACGAACGAGACGGGCAGCACGCGGCGGCTCCGAATCTCGCCATCGGCGCTCTTGGTGATCTCCATGAGGTGCTGGACCCAGAAGGGGCTGCCGACCGGTATCAGCATGCGGCCGCCGGGCTTGAGCTGCTCGAGTAGCGGCGGCGGAACGTGCCCGCCCGCCGCTGTGACGATGATGGCGTCGAAGGGAGCATGGTCCTTCCAGCCGTAGTAGCCGTCACCGATTCGGGTTTCGATGTTCTTGTAGCCGAGCCGCCCGAGCCGCTCGCGGGCGCTCTCGCCAAGCTCCGGGATGATCTCGATCGAATAGACCTTCTTGACCATCTCGGCCAGGACCGCGGCTTGATAACCCGAGCCGGTGCCGACCTCGAGGATCTCATCCTCTGGGTCGGTCCGGAGCAGGTCGGTCATGATGGCGACAATGTAGGGCTGCGAGATCGTTTGACCGTGTCCGATCGGCAGCGGCCGGTTCAGATAGGCGTATTGCCGCAGCGACTCGCTCACGAACTCATGGCGCGGCACTCGGCCCAGCGCCTCGAGGACCTTCGGATCGAGGGCGTCTTTGCGCAGCTCGCGGCGCGTGGTCTGGACATCGGCCCGCACCTCTTCCAGCAACTGACGACGCTGGCGCTCGTAGTCGGTCGCCTGCGCCATCGCGCCTCCAGCGGTCAGAAGGAGCAACGGGATGCTGAGAAGAAGACGTTTCATCGGCTCCGCCGAACGTGACGCTTCCCGGTTCAGCCTATCAGGAGGCGCGTGGGCTCGTTCCGGCCGCCGAGGCTGAGCCGGCGAGGCGGGCCGTTCGCATCCGGGGTTCGAATAACGTACGGTCTACCAAACCCCTCGTTTCACTCGGTCTTCGGCAACTCCCGTGATCTCGGACGCGGCTCGGACGGCTTAGCCGTCCTCACCTTAGTAGCGAATCCCGTACGCGCTACCATCTTTTTCCAGCTCGATCTCTTTGACTTTGTAGCGGCTGACTCCGTGTAAGACGGGCTCGGTGGCGTCAGTCCTCGGCAGTGGCAGAAAACGACAGGAACTCCCGCACCGGCCGGGGCAAGCCCAGCAGAAGCGTCGCGACCACGATCAGAGCGCCGCAGAGGCCGAAGATCAGCGGCAGGTTCTTGTCGGTCAAGTCGCCGAGGATACCCCCGAGCGCCATACCGAGGGGCGCGATCGCCATGGCCACCGTCATGACGACGCCCATCACCCGACCGCGCAGACTCTCGTCGGAGCCCATCTGGAACGCAGTGGTGAGAATGATGTTGAAGAACCCGTTGAGCGCCCCGACGCTGATCATCATGACGAGGGCCAGTCCCGGACGGTAGACGAACCCGAGGCCCGCCAGGAGGCAGCTCTGAACGACGAGCACGGAGAGAAGGACCGCGGAGCGATTTGCGGCGGAGAGCTTGAGGCCACCGGCCGCCGCGTAGCCTACGAGGGCGCCACCTCCGAACCCTGCGAGCAGGAAGCCGTACCACTCGGCTCCCTTGCCCAGGTGGTCGCTGACCAGGAAGGGCAGCAACACCAGGATTGGCATGGCGAAGAAGTTCACGACGGCGGCGAGGAGGAGGAAGTTGCGCATGCCGCGGTCGTCCCAGACATAGCGCAACCCTTCGATCAGGTCCTTCCTGTACGCCGATCGAGCCGAAGCTCCCAGTTCCTCTGGTTCGGCCTGAGGCTTGACGCGAATGAAACTCTCGCTCACCGCCGAGAAGAGATACGACAGGCCGTCGATCACGAAGAGCACTGGCGCGCCGAGCAGCTTGTAGAGGACCCCTCCGACGCTCTGGCCGACGAGAGTCGAGAGCTGGAGCGAGCCCTGGTCGAGGCCGTTAGCGGAGGTAAGCTTTTCCGTGGGCACCAGGTCTGGGATGAGAGCGGTCGAAGCTGGCAGGAAGAAGGCCTGGAGTATGCCCACCAGAAGCACCATGCCCAGGAGGCACCAGATCAGAACCTGCTGAGGCGTGTCCGCCAGGAAGAATGGGATCGCGAGGCCCACGAGTACCAGCCCGCTTCCGGCGTCGCAGAAGACTAGAATCCACTTGCGGGACACGCGGTCGGCCAGGGTCCCGGCCAGGGGCCCCAAGGCCACCGCGGGCAGAGTGCCCAACATCATCATGGCCCCCATCAGGCTGGCCGAGCCGGTAGCCTCCATCGTCCAGAACATCATGGCGATGGTCAGCGTCTGGCTGCCCATTCGGCTGACCAGCTGGCCTTGCCACAGGAGGACGAAATCGCGATTGAAGAGACGGACGCGTGCCGGAGAGTCGCCGGCCGGCGCCTCGACAAGCAGGGGCTCGTCGCCGTCAGCGGGTGTCGAGGAGGTCTCGGGCTCGGTCATCCTGGGCTCGATTCGTGGGCACCATACCCGCTGAGATTGACTGAAGGCAACAGGCTGGCGATCTAGACGGTTGCAGCAGCCTTATTGGCCTGCTGGAGAGTCGTCAACTCCCGCAACCACTGGCTGATCTGGTTCCAAGTAGGAACAGAGTGGGCTACCTAACCCGAATCACTGCATCAAGGGGAGTCCGTGCTGCTTCCCGGGCGCTGGCTGCCGAGGGCGGCGAGCTTTTGGTGCAGGTAGGTGCGCTGGATGTCGAGGAGGCGAGCCGCGGCGGCGACGTTCCAGCCGGTGCGCTGCAGGACACGCTCGATGTACTCCTTCTCGCACAGTGTCTTGAACTCCTTGAGGGGGAGAACCGTGAATCCGGCGTCGAGGCGGAAGAGCTCGGCGGCCGATGGCTTGCCGCCCTCGGCTAGGTGACCAGGGAGCTGGTGGGGGGTGATGGGATCGCCACCGAAAACGACCAGGCGCTCGGCCAGGCTGGAGAGCTCGCGGACGTTGCCGGGCCAGGAGTAGCTCTCGAGGACCTCGAAGATCTCGTCCTCGATCGACGGCGCGCGACGGCGTTGCCGCTGGCAGAAGCGGCTCACGAAGTGCTCGAAGAGCAGCCGGATGTCCTGCTTGTGCTCGCGCAGCGGCGGCACCCGAATTGGCAGATGGGCGAGACGGAAGTAGAGATCCTCCCGGAACCGCTTCTCTCGAACCGCCGTCTCCAGGTCGGTATGCGTGGCGGCGATCACCCTAACGTCTACGGGTCGATCGCGCGTCTCACCCACACGCCGCACCCTACCGTCCTCGAGCACGCGCAGAAGGCGGGACTGCAGCTCGTACTCCATGTCACCGATCTCGTCGAGAAACAGAGTGCCGCCATCAGCCTCCTCGAACAGGCCGGGTTTATCGGCTCGAGCGTCGGTAAAGGCCCCTTTGGCGTGTCCGAAGAGCTCATCCTCGATGAGCTGGGCGGGAATGGCGGCACAGTTGATCTTGACGAATGGCTCGTTGCCGCGCTGACTTTCGCGATACAGGGCCTCAGCCACGAGCTCCTTGCCGCTGCCGCTTTCGCCGAGAATGAGAACGCGGGAATCGGTGGGTGCGGCGCGGCCGATCTGCTGCCGCAGCTCCTCGATCGCCGCTGACTTCCCGAGGATCCGGGTCTCACCGGCCAGCTGCGACTCGAGCACGGCCACCTGCCGCTTGAGCGCCTGGCTTTCCCGTTTGAGTGCGCGGCTTTCCAGAGTATTGCGGATCGAGCGGGCCAGTCGCTCCTTGGTGAAGGGCTTCTCGATAAAGTCGTGGACGCCCAGCTTCAGGGCCTCGACGGTCTCGGTGATAGACGCCTCTCCCGAAATGATGATCGTGGCCGGGAGTCGATCGGCTTCGACCAGGTGCTTGACCAGATCGATCCCGCTTATCCCCGGTAGCCGCACGTCGAGCAGCATGAGGTCGGGGAGGACACGGTCCCGTGGCTCGAGACGGACGAGAGCAGCTTCGGCGTTCTCGACGGCGTCGGGCGCCAAACCCTCTTCGCTCAGTTGAAATAGAAGATTGGCACGGATCTTCGGGTCGTCTTCGACAATCAGTACGGCGGTCATTTCGACTCCTCGGTTGCCTGCGGGAAGGTCAGGCGAAAGGTAGCGCCGGGGCGGCCGGTGGCCAGGAGCTCCAGGTCGCCGCCGTGTTCCAGCAGGATCTTCCTCGAGATCGCGAGCCCCAGACCCATGCCCTCGCCAACGGTCCGTGTCGTGGTGTAAGGCTCGAAGACACGGGAACGAATCGCCTCCGGGACTCCGGGACCGTTGTCCGCGACCTTCAGATGCACGTGGGCGTCGTCTGCCTCCACCGAGAGCGTCACCGTTCCGCCGCCCTCGCCCATGGCAAGCGAACTGTTATCGCAGAGATTGACCAGCACCTGCCGCAGCATCTCGCGGTCGACCCTGATTACCAGGCCCTCGGGCGCGGAGGAATCCAGGCGGAGGTTGGGCCAGGCGGAGCCGAAGGTAGCGGTGAACTCCTGAAGCAGGGCACCGAGGTCCTGAGCCTTGCGCTCGGGTTCAGGCAGGCGGGCGAAGGAGGTGAAGGCGCGGCTAAACGCCGCCAGTCGGTCGAGCTCCTGCAAGGCACTTTCGGTGGCGCGCCGGATGGCGGCGCAGTCTTGGCTGAAAGCAGCACCCACCCCGTCCGGAGAAGGGAGTTGAGCGGCGAGATCATCGGCTCGGGTCAGCTCGAGGCGAGCGGCGGTCAGCGGGGTGCGCATCTCGTGGGCATGACGGCGGGCCGCCTCTTGCCAGGCCGCCAGATTCTCCAGCGAGGCCAGGCGCTGCCGATCTGTGGCCATCACTCGCGAAGTGGTCTCGATCATGGATGCGATTCGGCCGATGGCGTCGCGCCTCGATTCGTCGAGTCGGATGTCGGTTCGCCCGCGGGCCAGATCGG
The genomic region above belongs to bacterium and contains:
- a CDS encoding sigma-54-dependent Fis family transcriptional regulator, with product MTAVLIVEDDPKIRANLLFQLSEEGLAPDAVENAEAALVRLEPRDRVLPDLMLLDVRLPGISGIDLVKHLVEADRLPATIIISGEASITETVEALKLGVHDFIEKPFTKERLARSIRNTLESRALKRESQALKRQVAVLESQLAGETRILGKSAAIEELRQQIGRAAPTDSRVLILGESGSGKELVAEALYRESQRGNEPFVKINCAAIPAQLIEDELFGHAKGAFTDARADKPGLFEEADGGTLFLDEIGDMEYELQSRLLRVLEDGRVRRVGETRDRPVDVRVIAATHTDLETAVREKRFREDLYFRLAHLPIRVPPLREHKQDIRLLFEHFVSRFCQRQRRRAPSIEDEIFEVLESYSWPGNVRELSSLAERLVVFGGDPITPHQLPGHLAEGGKPSAAELFRLDAGFTVLPLKEFKTLCEKEYIERVLQRTGWNVAAAARLLDIQRTYLHQKLAALGSQRPGSSTDSP
- a CDS encoding Ppx/GppA family phosphatase, producing the protein MRLGIADLGSNTARLVVFAYEAGRWFQISDGIREPIRLGEGLWKTGRLSDAAIDRAGAALELFFDYARATSLDRLEILGTSAIREASNGETLMGRVEELGYQLDVITGEQEAALSVAAVANGFAFEDAWVMDLGGGSSQISLMKSRRYEFGTAHPLGTVRLTETFLDSDPPSKGEIRALENRVAEVLGDVAKTLDGTAPLVAIGGTVRNLARIAQKSGGYPLPMLHGYRLTHEALEDVTERLLETPVEERRRLSGINPDRADIIVAGALVYRWLVRRSGLDHILISGHGVREGAFYRHFLPEPHLLENVRRFSVLNRASRYSLPPGHVDHVRFLARRLFKQLAPLHRLSDVDRELLDAAATLHDIGTTLDYYRHHKHGAYLINISPLNGFSHREMAMISSLVRFHRRGAPKFGEYAALMGPDDDKRLLQLATCLRLAESLERARAARIRDLEVEIEPEGVQIRLEADETPTIELWEARKDTELFQQAFGRELMLEANPRLAESD
- a CDS encoding HAMP domain-containing histidine kinase: AGEASYRARFDALETTVHRLQILEHNRDSLARRYELILLAVFTASIVLVAGGYAWRQSRLTPRLARLQEALTDLARGRTDIRLDESRRDAIGRIASMIETTSRVMATDRQRLASLENLAAWQEAARRHAHEMRTPLTAARLELTRADDLAAQLPSPDGVGAAFSQDCAAIRRATESALQELDRLAAFSRAFTSFARLPEPERKAQDLGALLQEFTATFGSAWPNLRLDSSAPEGLVIRVDREMLRQVLVNLCDNSSLAMGEGGGTVTLSVEADDAHVHLKVADNGPGVPEAIRSRVFEPYTTTRTVGEGMGLGLAISRKILLEHGGDLELLATGRPGATFRLTFPQATEESK
- a CDS encoding SAM-dependent methyltransferase; translation: MPLRVAIGLLSGAAIAYQLLLMRLFSITQWHHFAYMVISLALLGYGASGALLTLFRQPLLKRFDFAFFWLAVLFGLSTVLCFAGAQRLRLNPFEVMWDPRQLGILTAVYLLLAVPFVCAGGAVGLALARFGDSIHRIYRADLVGAAGGSGALIGSLYLFRPADCLRLVAFVAGLAAVVSLFDRAGRGDAVGRRLGARRAMTAFGCAAAIALPFLWPPSWLTPRMSEYKALAKTLEVPGTEILAERSSPLGSLAAVQSGRIPFRIAPGLSFNFVGEIPEQRVIFQDGEVATVVDAGNSGSDPAAESPAYLDSLPAALPYYLPRPQSDELRVAMLGGSALALALSHGASEVHVVEVNPQISEIVSEELADFSSRLYGDPRVHTYSVDARGFFARSSRFDLITLDVGGARGIGAAGSLRETYAYTLEAFELFLESLFEHGILALGGELSSPPRSSLKLLATAAEALRRLDLDPPRHVIAIRSWNRFLILVKPSEITRNEIATARAFCENRGFDLAYFPEMDESQANRFHILEEPEIFRGAQALLGPVWKRFLSSYKFRIAPATDDRPYFFHFFRWATLAELIKLRTRGGAALMDLGYILLLTALPQAAVAGLLVILLPLRIAYSSTLGAGRVGLYFLYLGLAFLFLEIAFIQRLTLFLAHPLSAAAVVLAGFLFFAGLGSGASRRLDRLRLPGTREPLHTVLGAIVVLALVYLLFLPAVLARGIAWPVPAKVALALFVIAPLAFLLGMPFPLGLRNVAKTREELVPWAWGVNGWASVLSAVLATLLAVHFGFSFVVAAACGLYLLAARVAPR
- a CDS encoding YbaK/EbsC family protein, which translates into the protein MPVAKLKELLDREEVKYVAISHSTAFTAQEIAASAHIPGRELAKTVMILLDGKMAMAVLPAPARVELERLREISSAERVELASESDFKQLFPECDTGAMPPFGNLYGLPVFVDRSLAEDEQIAFNAGTHAELIRMAYADFERLVQPKLGDFTVPAAVA
- a CDS encoding protein-L-isoaspartate(D-aspartate) O-methyltransferase; the encoded protein is MKRLLLSIPLLLLTAGGAMAQATDYERQRRQLLEEVRADVQTTRRELRKDALDPKVLEALGRVPRHEFVSESLRQYAYLNRPLPIGHGQTISQPYIVAIMTDLLRTDPEDEILEVGTGSGYQAAVLAEMVKKVYSIEIIPELGESARERLGRLGYKNIETRIGDGYYGWKDHAPFDAIIVTAAGGHVPPPLLEQLKPGGRMLIPVGSPFWVQHLMEITKSADGEIRSRRVLPVSFVPLTGDH
- a CDS encoding MFS transporter — its product is MTEPETSSTPADGDEPLLVEAPAGDSPARVRLFNRDFVLLWQGQLVSRMGSQTLTIAMMFWTMEATGSASLMGAMMMLGTLPAVALGPLAGTLADRVSRKWILVFCDAGSGLVLVGLAIPFFLADTPQQVLIWCLLGMVLLVGILQAFFLPASTALIPDLVPTEKLTSANGLDQGSLQLSTLVGQSVGGVLYKLLGAPVLFVIDGLSYLFSAVSESFIRVKPQAEPEELGASARSAYRKDLIEGLRYVWDDRGMRNFLLLAAVVNFFAMPILVLLPFLVSDHLGKGAEWYGFLLAGFGGGALVGYAAAGGLKLSAANRSAVLLSVLVVQSCLLAGLGFVYRPGLALVMMISVGALNGFFNIILTTAFQMGSDESLRGRVMGVVMTVAMAIAPLGMALGGILGDLTDKNLPLIFGLCGALIVVATLLLGLPRPVREFLSFSATAED